The sequence below is a genomic window from Bacteroidota bacterium.
AACATTTGCGCGAGTTACATGCGGTCAATAATAAAATCAAAGTAATTCCTTCTACCATCAATGCGCTTACGCAATTAAAAGTATTAAACCTGAACCAATAATCTAATTGAAGAAATTCCGGTGGTGCTTACTCAAATAAAAGAACTCGAAGAAATTTATTTATGGGATAACGAGATAAGCATTATTCCGGCCGAAATAAAAAACCTCTACAACCTTAAAGTGTTGGAACTACGTGGAATATTATTTGACGAAAAAGAGCAGCAACGTGTAAAATCTTTACTTCCCGAATGCAAAGTTTATTTTTCGCCATCATGCAACTGCAAGAAGTAGTTTACTCTGTATAAAATTTTTTTTAGCCGAAAAAAATTAGCATTGCACACGTGTTAGCAGCAAGTTTTATTTTTGCCCGGCAATAACCACACTTCCAGCAATTTCTTTTAGGATTGGAATTTTTTCTACGGCTTTGCCTATGCCATTAACCATGCTTATCAATGGCTTTGGAACAATAGGGTGTAGAAAGTCGTAAGGATAAATAACTACTTCTTTGTATCCGATATTTTGCAACATGGTTGCAAAAGACCAACGCACAATGGCTGTTTCGTCAGGCGAGTCGCCAAGCATTTTTTTAATAAAAGGAATATTCTTTTGGATAAAAATCTGAGGGTTAATCATGTTTGGCTCGGCAAAGGCTATGCGTCCTCCCGGTTTTAGTACCCTGTATATTTCAGACATCGACTTTTG
It includes:
- a CDS encoding leucine-rich repeat domain-containing protein: MLTQIKELEEIYLWDNEISIIPAEIKNLYNLKVLELRGILFDEKEQQRVKSLLPECKVYFSPSCNCKK